The Anaerolineales bacterium sequence CAACAATACCATGCGAATAAGGATTGCCGATTTCCCTGAGGCGCTCGTTTGTCACAACCTGACGCATGCGCATCTTGCTGTCGACGTGATCTTTTCGAGAGACTCGGTAACCGTGTGTCAAGAATTCGTGAAAACTTCGACGTATCTTAACATCAAGACAACACAACCCGGGTTCCACGCGGTACGTAATGGACAACGCCGCGAACAAACACATCTATCCATTGCGCTGCCGTAGAGAACCCAAAAAGTTGAGAAGGAGAACTCAAATGGCAACAAAAGTAATAGAACATTTTAAGACTCGCAACGATATCCCTATGGATACGCAGTTGCACATGATCGACGTACTCAACGCGCAGTTGGCGGATACCTTCGATATGTTCAGCCTGATCAAACAGGCGCATTGGAACGTCAAAGGATCCCAATTCATCGCCCTGCACAAGTTGTTCGACGAGATCGCCGAAGGCTTGCTGGGTTATGTGGACATGATTGCCGAGCGTGCTACGGCGCTGGGCGGGGTGGCCCTCGGTACCGTGCGCATGGCTGCAGAATCTACACGTCTGGAAGCCTATCCGACGGACATCTTCGACAGTATGGGCACGGTGGAATTGGTTGCAGACCGCATGGCCTCGCTGGCGAAGAGCACCCGTATGGCCGCCGATGACGCCGACGATATTCATGACATGGACACCAACGACATGCTCATCGAAATTTCGCGAGACCTCGATAAGTGGTTGTGGTTCCTGGAGGCCCACTTGCAGGGATAGTGTGAGTTTTTCGATACAATTCAAAAAATGCGGACCGACTGTCCGATGTTGGCTGTTTACCAACGAACATTATGATAGGAGGTCCGTATTCGTATTGCGGAAAAGTTGCCGATCCTGAGTAAATACGAGGAGGGTACCATGAGCCCGAAGAAGGGAACGAATAAGACTGCTAAAGGCCCCACCGAAAGCGGCAAGTCCAAGGGATTCACGGAAGAGGAACGAGCCGCCATGAAAGAGCGCGCCCGAGAAGTGAAGGTGGAAGCAACTCGCAGATCTGGTGCGAAGAAAGGCAAGGCGGACGGCGAATCTGACGTGCTGGAAAAAATCGCTGAAATGCCGGAACCGGATCGCACCATGGCCGAGCGGCTGCATGCCATCATTAAAGCCAGCACGCCAATTCTCTCGCCGAAAACCTGGTATGGCATGCCCGCGTATGCCAAGGACGACAAGGTCGTCTGCTTCTTTCAAAGCGCGCATAAGTTCAAGTCGAGATATGCGACATTCGGCTTCAGTGACAAGGCAAACCTGGACGAAGACGATATGTGGCCGACATCCTTCGCACTGAAGAAGCTGACCGACGCCGAAGAGGTAAGGATCATCGCACTCGTTAAGAAAGCGGTGAGTTGAACCACACCGAACGCATCAATGGATTACGCCCGAAATCTTGCGCATCTCCTGCAAACCTGACCCCAAACGACGCAAAGCGGCGTGCTAGTCGCCAAAATATCAGATGGCACTTACCCGCCTTGCTGCAGCGATCTGGGTTTGAAAGAAGATCTGGCGGGTAATTAATTTAGAGGCTGACCCTATCGATTCAAACGGATTGAAGCCGGAAGATGATTCGCATTTTTTAGAGTACAAACGAGAATCCGGTTCACTGTCTACATCAATTCTTCAATCGATTCTCGATGTTCCCTGTAATGATCGTACGTGTTGGCTGCGATTCCCACCAACAGCGGTTCTCCTGCTGGATCCCCTGGCAGACGCTCTTCGAGCATCGTTTCGAACGGCAATTCCCGTATACTACGTGTTGCCTGCTCGTGATAAGAATAAAAATCACTGCGGACGTCCTTCAACACCCGATCACGATTGCGTTCGTATATGATGGCGTTGAAACCATCCTCCTCCAGAGACTCGAATTCCTTCGGACTCAATCCGAAGGCCTCGTGGGCGGCCTCATGCTGCAGATAATTCAGACACATGAAACGTTCCCAAGCCGTGATATGGGCGAGGATGTCTTTCACGGACCAACCGCCGAATTTTGGTGTAAGCATCCGATCGGCTCCGATGCCGGATATCACGGCCTCCAGCAGCTTCCATTCCTCATCAATTCGTGCCAGCAGTTCCTCCTTATTCTGGGGTAGATTAGCTTCTTCGTGCACGTCGTCATTCATGATCTTTTCCTTTGTTGGAGTTGCCATAGAAATGGGTTTCGACCTACCATCCTGCGTCGGCCCCTTCGCCAACGCCTCCCGTGCCGTGTGCTTTCGATTCCAGATCGTGTTAGGATAATCGAGTTTCGCAGACTCCGGCTGAACATTCCTTTCTCGGATTGGCTGACGCACGTTGCAGAACATGCACGCTGCGTAATACCTCCACCGGAAAGCGCACGACCGATAATGCCGTCCGTACAAAACGCAGGGGGCTCTTTTGTTTTCGAATGCTTCCCAGGCTTTGCAATATGTGTTGTTGTTTTATCATCTTCCGCAACTCTTTTTGTCGTTCGGCGATCGAGTATTCCAACTGACTCAACGGTAACATCTTGCACCTCCTGCCCTTTTTGAAATTTGACCGGTATATTATAACCTGCTATAATTATTATAGTGGTTATAGAATAGCACAGATTACCTAACCTGTCAAGATGATTATGGTGGTTATTAGGAGTATCGAAAACTATGGCGAGCTTGAATCGAGAGAAGAATTGGGATTTCGACGCAGGATTGCTGCCGTTGGACTTCACCAACACGGCGGAATGGCACGCCCGATCCGATCCGATTGAAAATCTCAATTCATATGCTGACCTGGTAAGCTGGTCCTGGAAAGCCGGTTTGCTGACGGAAAAAGCGGCGCAGAGCTTGTTGGAAACAGCCGAGCGGCGGCCGCAAGACGCTCGTCGAGCGCTCGATCGAGTCATCGAACTCCGCGAGGCGCTCTACCGCATCTTCTCCCATAGCGCGGCAGGAACACAGATACCGAACGAAGATCTGGCCTCGTTCAACGCCGCCCTTGGCGAAGCGCTGCACCGGGTCAGACTGGACGCCTCACGTGATGGATTTTCGTGGGGCTGGTCCGACGATAACCAGAATCTTGAAGCCATGCTGTGGCCCATCTTGTGGAAATCCGCGGAACTGCTCACCTCGGAAGATCTGAAACGGGTGGGAGAATGCGCCGACGATCGCGGCTGCGGCTATCTTTTCTACGACAACAGCCGCAACCACAGCCGGCGCTGGTGCAGCATGGAAAGCTGCGGCAATCGAGCCAAAGTGCAGCGACATTACCAGCGTTCGAAAACGCAGGATGAAAACCTCGACGGGGGATGATCGACACGAAAGAGACTCACGCACCATCCTGACACAGCTTCGGATATGCGATATACTCACTCAGTGAGTAACCATGCCCAAAGCGCAAACGATCGCACATTCGCTGTCCCCGGAATACGTCGTGTTGGGTTTGTTGAAGCTGCAACCCAGTCATGGCTATGCCCTGCACCGACGCCTCGACGATGAGTTGAGCCACGTCTGGCGCGTGAGTCTCAGTCAGGTATACAACGTCCTCCACAGGCTGGAAAAACACGGACACATCAAACCATCGGATATCGATTCATCGATACAGCAAGCGGATCGAGTCCCCTACCGGATCACGAGGACGGGCGATCGGTATTTCGAATCATGGATGCGCACGCCTGTTGGGCCGAGCGTACGGGCGATTCGCATGGCTTTCATCACCAAACTATATTTCGCCCATCACCTCGGAGCACCCTCACTCGAAGATTTGATCAAGCGTCAACGTTCGGCGATCGAAACCCAACTCGAACAACTGGACACGAGGTTCAATGCGATCCCCAGAACACAAGTCATCAACCGTCTGGGCCTGCAGCTGCGCATCAAACAACTGCAATCGCTGGAGGCCTGGTTCGAAGAAACGATCAACAATATCCCGAACACCTTGGAGAGAGAAAAATGAAGCGCAAACACATCATCGCCGGCTTGATCATCCTACTCGCATTCGCTTTCGCCTCCTGCCAGAGCGAGCCCACCCCGACATTCCCAGCACAGACGCCAACGCAGGCAGAACCCGAATCGGAAGTGAACGTGCCGGAAGTCGAACCGATAACAGTTATAGATGCCCTCGGCCGAGAGGTGACATTCGCATCTCCGCCCGAGCGAATCGTCGTCGCCGGAAAAGCCACCACACTGGTTGTCAACTCGGTCTACCTTTTCCCTGAAGCTCAGAAACGGCTGGTGGCCTTCGAGAACCGCAGCCAGCGAGGCTTTGACTTCTATCCCATCATCCAACCGCATTTCGACGAATTCGAACTACTCGAGCGCAACGCGGGACCGGAGCAGATCGCTCCCCTGCGGCCGGATCTCGTCATCATGAAGAGCTACATGGCGGACAGCCTGGGTGTGGCGCTGGAAGAAATTAATATTCCCGTGATCTACGTGGACTTGGAGACACCCGAGCAGTTCGAACGCGATACCGCCATCATTGGAAACGCTTTGGGAGATCCAGTCCGGACAGAAGAGATCATCGATTTTTACAACGCTCGACTCGAGATGATCGCAACAAAGGTCGAGAGCATACCGGAAGCCGATCGGCCTGAAGTCTTACTCATGCAGTACAGCGACGAAGAAGGAGAAATCGCCTTCGAAGTGCCCTCCGTTGACTGGATACAGACCGAACTCGTAACACTCGCCGGCGGCATCCCGGTTTGGACCGATGCTGCGGAAGCCGGCGGCTGGACGGTCGTCGGATTCGAACAAATTGCGGTCTGGAATCCCGAAAAGATTTTCGTCATCAATTACGCCGAGAATCCGGCTGCGGCGGTCGAAAGTCTGAAGCAGAATCCCAACTGGATGGCGTTGGACGCCGTCCAGCAAGGTGAAATCTACGGCTTCCCGGGGGATTTCTGGAGCTGGGATCAACCCGATCCACGCTGGATCATGGGATTGACCTGGATGGCCACGAAAATGCATCCCGAGCTCACGACGGACATTGATATGCGTCAGGAGGTCATGGATTTCTACACGCAGATGTACGGTCTGGCCCCCGGAGTCATCGAGGCGGAAATCCTGCCCCTGATCCAACCCGAGCTCGATTGAGTGTTTGGGAGCAGGTGATGCGCGTCGATCGGCGAAGGCTGTTGTTCATCACCCTCGGTGTGGCGCTGCTCGCCAGTTTTTTCTTGTCGGCGTTCGTCGGGCGCTATCCGCGGCCGTTCTGGATGCCCTTGCGGTTGTTCCGCGAAGATGCACTGGCGCGCCAGCTCGTGCTCGCGCTGCGGCTCCCACGATTGTGCCTGGGCTTGCTGCTCGGAATCACGCTTTCGGCGACGGGTGCGGTAATGCAGATGATCTTCCGCAACCCGCTTGTCGAACCCGGTTTCCTCGGCGTTTCGCAGGGAGCCACATTCGGTGCAGCGCTCAGCATCCTGTGGATCGGATCGTCCTGGAGCATGTACGGCATGGCCATCTTTTTCGCCATGGCAGGTCTCTTCGCCTCGTACTTCTTCGCCAGGCGCATGCGCTTCGGCGGCTGGGTGCTGCGGCTCGTGCTGGCCGGAATCGTCGTCTCGGCCTTGTTTTCCGCCGGCACAGGAATCTTGAAAACCATGGCCGATCCACTGACCCAGCTTCCCGAAATTACCTTCTGGCTGTTGGGCGGTTTATGGTCGGTGACCTGGCAGGACGTGCTTCATGTCCTGCCATTCGCCATTCCCGGGATGACCCTGGTGTACTTGCTGCGCTGGCGATTGAATCTGCTTTCCCTCGACGATGAAACGGCATGGTCGCTGGGCGCGGCTCCGGCGCGCGAGCGCAGTCTGCTGCTTTTCGGCGGGGTCGTCGCTACGGCATCCCTGACCGCCGTGGCGGGAATCGTGGGTTGGATCGGGCTCATCATTCCCCATCTCTCCCGCCGTCTGTTTGGTGCCGATTCGCGCTACAACCTGCCGGGCGCCATGCTGCTCGGGGGAATCTTCACCATATTTTGCGACGACATCGCCCGCAGCCTGATGGCGGGAGAAATACCCCTGGGCATCCTGACTTCGTTGATCGGCGCAGCCACGTTCATTGCCCTGATGATTACGATCAAACGGAAACAACGCACATGAACGACACCGCGCTGCTGCAGATCGAAGACCTTTTCTTCCGCTACGATTCGAGTCAAGCGTGGATCTTCGAGCATCTATCCGCAGCGATCCCCGGAGGAGAGATTACGGCCATCCTCGGCCCCAATGGCGTGGGGAAAACCACGCTGCTCCACATTCTCATCGGGCTGTTACCCGTTCAAAAAGGCTCGGTACGGCTCGCAGGCCGATCGTTGGAGAGTTACACTCGCGCGGAAATGAGCCATCTCATCGGTCTCGTGCCGCAGTTGGAACGGATTCCATTTTCTTTCACCGTCAGCGAATACGTCGCCATGGGCCGGGCGCCTCACATCGGTCTTCTGGGGACGCCTTCCGAAGAAGATCAAATGCGCGTCGATCGAGTCCTCGAAATTCTCGATCTTCAAACTCTGGAGCAGCGTTCGGTGCAAGAGCTCAGCGGGGGCGAAGCGCAATTGGTGCGTATTGCCCGCGCCATGGTTCAGGAACCCCGAATCTTGTTACTCGACGAACCCACTGCCCATCTGGATCTGGGCAACAAACACCGCGTGCTCGAAGTGCTGCAATCCCTGCTCGGTGACCGCACCACCGTGATTTTCACCACCCACGATCCCGACGCGGCGTTCGCCATCGCCGGAGAGGCGCTGCTGATGCACGGATCCTCGGCGCTGGCGTTCGGACCCGTAGGCCGTGTGCTCGACGGCGATAATCTTTCCCTCGCCTACGGACTTCCCATCGAGGTACGACGGGTAGACGGCCGTTTCATCGTCATGCGCAAGGATGAAGCCTCTTGAAACGCCGCGGCGAGATCACCCTCATCAGTGGAAGCGTGGGTTCGGGGAAAACCACGTTCTGCACACACGTGATCGACGCAATCCGGAATTCAACCAACCCAGCATGGCAAATCAGGGGAATCCTCGCTCCGGCTGTGCTTGAAGGCGATACAAAGACCGGCATCGATGCGCTCGATCTCGCCACGGGGGAACGGCGGCGGTTGGCGCAGCGGCGTTCGGATTCAGCTTCGGGGATCATGACGAAGGAATGGTCGTTGGATCGGGACACGATCGATTGGTGCAACCATGTGCTGCGCGCGGCCGTTCCCTGCGACATGCTCGTCGTGGACGAACTCGGCCCGCTGGAATTCGAGCGGGATGGAGGGTTTCAGGAAGGTTTGACCGCCCTGGATTCGGGCCGCTTCCAGGCCGCACTGGTGGTCGTCAGAATGGAACTGCTGCACTATGCCGAGGCGCGTTGGCCGGATGCAGCAGCATATTCGATCCGGAATCGGGATCACGCGCTTGCAAGCGCAGTGCAATTCGCAGCTGGAATCCAACGCTAAGACTGCCCATCATTCTTCCGGATCGATACATTTCACGGCCTTTTTTTATATCAAGTTGAAGTGTTTGAGGACCCGCAGCGCCCGCAGCGTGTTCCAGCGGCTGGGCTGCCCGGGCTTTTCCATTTCGAAGTGCAGCGCTCCGGTGTAGTTCGCCTGCAACGGCCAACGTCCGTCGGCGCGCCTTTTTTTCAACAGCACCTCACAAGCCGGGCGCATGCGCTCGTCCCAAGCGACGCCGGCGTCTTGAAAATAATCGAGAGCGCGCAAGATGTTGTAATGCCAGCGCGCCGGGAAACGCAGCATCAGGAAATCCTTGTTGATGATCTCGCCCGTGTGATCGGACATGTAGAGCTGGTGCAGGAGTATGAACTCGCGCGAGGTCCCGGCCGCGGCTTCTAAATCGTCAAGCCGATAAGAATATCCCTGGCGCGCATATTCCCGGATGCCTTCCAGCACGCAGATCGTCGAGTGCAGCGAGCTGTGTCTCGCACCCGGACGAATTCTCTCGCAGTTAAAGCCACCGTCTTCCATGCGCTCATCGATTATGTAATCCACGATAGACTTTAGGCGGCCCTCGTCCGTGCCAAAATAACAGGCATAGCTGAGGAACATGCCGTTGACGCACACGTCGCTCACTTCGATCGTCTTGGCGGGATTGATCCCGCCGTCTGCGGATTTGCGCGTATCGAGGATGAGATCGATGCTGCGCCGTACCCGTTCGTTCTCCGGGGGGATTTGCAGCGTTTTCAGATCGAGAAGCGTGTAATGTGAGCTGGTCCACTTCGGCTGGTAGAAGCCGCGTCCCCAATAGCCATCTGGATGCCGCTTCTCGAGGAACGCAGCCCCCCAACCTTCTCGATCGATACGCGCCTGGATGTCCGGGCGTAATTCGTCCAGCAGGTCTCGTTGGACTTGAAATTGAATCGATACGTCCCCTTCCAACAGCCAAGAGATCATTTCTTCATCCACGATCAGACTCCAAGTTGCCCTTCAAGTCCTCGATGATCTTCTGCCCCATCTCAGCCACGAGAACGAGCGCGGTAAAAGATCGACGGGAGGCATAGTGTAGATATTACTGGAACCGCCGCTCCATTGGAAAGACCTATTTCGATATGCGGTTCTGCCCGGACAAGCCCCGTTTAAATGTTAATTCTATATCAGAAACGTACGATCGCTGGGATATTTCCATGTTAAAGCTGATAAAATGGGAAGTGAAAATTGCCGCCTGGTGATGTTCTCTCTGTGATCTCGAAAGGTGGGCTGCAGTGAGAGAATGGAACCACGCTCGTAGAACCCAGCATCTCAGTTCGATAGGTCAATGTGTTTCGACGACAGCGATCTAAACAGATTAACAGAATATGGAGTTTTATGATGAAAAAGGTACCCTATTATCCGATCTTCACGCTGCTGGCGACCGCCCTCACCCTGACGGTGAACGGATTGGCCAATATCCTGCCGATCAACGGCCAAACCACGGGCGAAATCTCGGACCGCTTTGCGATCTACTTCGTCCCGGAGGGATATGTGTTCTCCATCTGGGGACTGATCTACCTTGGATTGATCGCCTTTGCTGTCTACCAGATCCTGCCCGCCCAGCGGGACAATTCCTTGCTGAAAGAAATCGCGCCGGCGTACTGGCTTGGCAGCCTCGCCAACGCCGCCTGGATATTCCTATGGCACTACGAATTCTTCCCACTCACGCTGGTCGCCATGCTCGTCCTTCTGGCGACTCTGCTGTTTATCTACGTTCGAATTTCGAAAGCCCGGCCAGGGCTCGATCGTAATCAAAGATGGTTCGTGCAGCTTCCCTTCAGCATTTACCTGGGATGGATATCCGTGGCTACGATCGCCAACGTGTCCCAGGTGCTTTTCTTCGCAGGATGGAACGGATGGGGAATCTCCGCGACTGCCTGGACGGTTATCATGCTCGCCGTGGCGACGTTCCTCGGATCGATGATGCAGTGGCGTGAAAAGGACGACGCCTATGCCCTCGTACTGATCTGGGCTTTCGTCGGCATCGCCAGCAAACACGCCAGTACAAGCGGTGTGGCCTATCCAGCCTGGACGGCCGTTGCAATCCTGGCACTCGGCCTACTCAGCGGAGTCCTCCGTAAACGAAGCAGAATTCCACAAGGGGCGTAAGATGGGCGTCAAGATCGTTACCGACTCGACCTGCGACCTGCCTCCAAGCATCATCCAGCAATTGGATATTACGGTCGTTCCGTTGTACATCAACATCGGCGACCAGGGATACCTGGATGGTGTCGACATCACGCGTACAGACTTCTATACAAATCTACCGGATTACGATATCCACCCCACAACGGCTACGCCGGGCATGAAAAGCTTCACCCAGGCGTACCGGCGGCTTGCCCATTCGGGCGCATCAGAAATCCTCTCCATTCACATTTCCGAGAGTCTGAGCGCCACGGTGGGAGTCGCCCGCAAGGCCGCACAGCGGTTCAAGGAAGTCCCAGTCACGGTGCACGACTCCCACCAGCTGAGTCTGGGAACGGGATTTCAAGTCGAGCTCGCCGGACGCATGGCCGCTGACGGTAAAACGATCGAGCAAATCCTGGCCGCGCTCGCACAGATCATCCCGCGCAGCTTCGTGGCCGCGAGGTTGGACACGCTCGATTTCCTGCGTCGCAGCGGTCGCATGAACCGCTTCATGAGCGGATTGGGCAGCCTGCTGCAGTTGAAACCCATTCTCACCATGAAACTGGGACAACCCGGTTCGGAACGCGTGCGCACGAAGGCGAGAGCAGAAGCTCGTTTGATTCAAATGCTGGAAGAGAGTCAGCCGATCGAACGCTTTGCACTGGTCCACACCAATGCAGCACACGAGGCGGAGATGTTCCGTGCGGAAATCAGTCACCTGATTCCGCAGGGTGAAGTGATCTCGATGGACATAACGCCTGTTATCGGCGCTCACATCGGACCGGACGCCGTGGGGTTTGCCATCATCTCGAAGACGGTGATATGAATCCGAGAAAGGGATTTTCGATCATGAAACAAGAACAACAGCGTGCACTGATCGCCATACCGGTTATTTTAATCATCGGCGCCGGCATTGCCCTCGCCGGCAGCCAGGGAGGATACACTGTAGGGAAGGTGCCCGTGTTTGTCACGTGTGTGGCACTGGCATTCATCATTCAATGGATCGCCTTCGTCCCGGCACACCGCTTGCAGACCGAAAAGTTTTTCGACCTCGCCGGCAGCATCAGCTACATCAGCGTCGTCCTGCTGGCTTTACTGCTCATTCCCACGGTCGACGGCCGCGCCTGGCTGCTGGCCGGCATGGTCATCGTTTGGGCGGTTCGCCTGGGTGCCTTTTTGTTTCGACGCATCCTGGCCGCCGGCGAGGACCGCAGATTCCGGGAGATCAAGACGTCCTTCGCCCGCTTTTTACTCACCTGGACCTTGCAAGGCCTCTGGGTCACGCTTTCGCTCGCCGCCGCGTTGGCGGCGATGACATCCGAATATCGAGCCGAACTCGGCGGCATCGCCGTTCTGGGCTTCCTGGTATGGCTTGCGGGTCTCAGCATCGAAGCGATTGCGGATTGGCAGAAGAGTAAATTCCGGGAGAATCCCCAAAACGCGGGTAAATTTATCCGATCAGGTTTGTGGGCCTGGTCACGCCATCCCAATTACTTCGGCGAGATCGTGCTCTGGATCGGTGTGGCCATTGTCGCCCTGCCGGTGCTGCGCGGCTGGCAGTGGCTTACGATGATCTCCCCCATTTTCATCTTCATCTTACTCACGCGTATCAGCGGCGTGCCGATGCTGGAAACTCGCGCCGATCAAAAATGGGGAGGGCAAGCGGACTACGAATATTACAAAGCCAACACACCGATCTTGATTCCGCTGCCGCCGAAGAAACCGCCATCGGCAAGCTAATCAAATTTGGATTTGACCACCGCATCGTGGAAATCAGCGCTCTCGGCCTGACGGCTCGCGGCGCGCATGCATCGGACGATGAAGCATTCGAAGAAAAGGAGAATATCAAAATGCTGCCGATTCTCAAGACGATATCCGCAATCGCAACGATCGTCACTGGAGCGGTCTCGCTCTTCTGGCCGCTGAAAGTGCTTGGTTTTACGGGATTGGACGTAAATGGCGGACGCGGAGTCACAGAAATTCGAACGATTCTCGGCGCGCTGTTCATCGGATTGGGCGCCGCTGTGCTCTACTTCAACACGCAGCAGGCGTATCAGGTGCTCGGTATTACCTATCTAACCATGGCCGTCGTCCGTGGCATGGCGATGTTCATTGATGATGCGATCGTTTCTTCGAATCTGATTAGCTTCCTCGCCGAACTCGTCTTGGGAATCATCCTGGTTGTGTAAAGGAGCGAATACGCATGCGATTTGCTAAGCTGCTCTCCATCTGCGGAATGATCGTCATGACGATAGCCCTGGTCAACGGCTTTACAAGCGGAAATTTCGCAGCGGACGGCAGACAACTGCTGCACAACCCCTGGGGCGTTGTGTCCATAGTTGACCTGTACACCGGATTTGCGTTGTTTTCGGCGTGGGTCGTGTTCCGAGAGAAATCCATAGCGCGTGCCCTCGTCTGGGTAGCGTTGATGGTCGTGCTTGGATTTCTCACCGCAAGTGTATACGTCTTCTTCGCGCTGCAAGCCAGCAACGGTGATTGGCAGCGTTTCTGGATGGGATGGCGAGCCGATGGATAGGCGCAGGGAATTGGTCGAGGAACTCCGCGTGGTGTTTGCCGGGAGAGGCGCCGGATTATTTGATTCCATTTTCCCTTTGTTGGTCTTTCTGATCGCCAACGCATTGTGGGGACTGAATCTCGCAGTGTGGGGATCCATCGGAGCAGCGGGCATCATCTCAGTCATTCGCCTCCTGCGTCGAGAGCCACTGCGCTTCGCCCTGGCAGGTCTCGGCGGTGTGGCCGTCGCGGCGCTGTTCGTCAAAATCAGCGGCTCTGAGGCGGGTTTTTTCTTCCCGGGCTTTATCTCCGGCGCCGTCACCGTCCTGCTCTGCATCGTCAGTGTGGCGCTGCGACGTCCGCTCGTCGCCTGGACCAGCTTTGTGGTCCGGCGTTGGCCCTTGGACTGGTATTGGCATCCACGAGTCCTGCCGGCCTATAACGAGGTCACGCTGATTTGGGCCGGAGTCTTTGCCGCCCGCCTGGGTTTCGAATTCTGGCTTTACCAGCGAGGTTCACTCGATGCATTGGGCGTTTTGAAAATCATCCTGGGTTGGCCATTGATTGTCATCTTGCTGATCGGCACGTATCTATACGGCTTGATGCGCCTGAGTAAGCTGCAGGGACCAAGCGTCGAGGAGTTCATAGCAGGCAAACCACCGCCCTGGGAAGGACAGCAGCGAGGGTTCTGATAATTACCACGCAGATCGACCACTGCAACGTCATCGATTATTGAAAAAAGACCTCTTTCGATATTGCAAAGAGGTCTTTTTATATTTTGCCTGTACTATATTTCGATACTCAGTCTCTTCAGCGAGATCGAATGAATCTTCAATCCGCAGCCGTTATGGCTGCGTAACGGTTCCGTCAGCGGCCCATGAATAGGTGTATTCCGTGGGCAGAGATCTCAGGTAGGAACAAAAATCACAGTCCGCGTCGGCTGCCGTGATGACAGCCGCAACTGCTCTCGGTGTGATGGTCGTAATCGTTGGATAATTCGTCGCCAGGTAGATGTCGACGGCAGTCTGGACCTGGTCCAGCTCGGCGGCTTTGGTGTTGGCGGTCGCCGACGTGCTCAAACCGTTCAGCGCCAGGGTCACGATGCCGAACAAAACGCCCATGATGGCGATAGTCACCAGCAGTTCGACAAGTGTAAAACCCTCTTCGTTTCGCTGTAATCGTTTCAACATTGGAACACCTCCACGTAAATTCTTTAATTTCGTAATGATTCAACGAGCAAAAATCAACCCGCACTTATACCAAGAATTCAAAACAAATGTCCCTCCTTTTTACCGTTCACACAAGAGTAGTATTGCACACAACCGTAAAACTCACGCTTACAAGATCCTTTCAAAACCAAATCATTCACCGTCCTCAACAACGCCGTTCATGCAGTGAAGCGGCTTCATTTCAACCTTGCTCGATCAAAGCGCGCAGTCCTTGCTCGTCGTGGGCAGCGGCGCAGGCATCATCCAAAGCTATTGCCTGCCGCCGATACAAATCCTTGAGCGCCTGTTCGAGAGTCTGCATCCCTTCCTGCACGCCAGTTTGCAGCACACTGTTCATCTGGTGCGTCCTGCCCTCGCGGATCAGGTTGCGAATCGCCGCGTTGGCCAGCATCACTTCCACGGCCGCCACGCGTCCTTCCGCATCCAGGCGGGGTATCAAGGTTTGCGAAAGAATCGCTTCCA is a genomic window containing:
- a CDS encoding ABC transporter ATP-binding protein translates to MNDTALLQIEDLFFRYDSSQAWIFEHLSAAIPGGEITAILGPNGVGKTTLLHILIGLLPVQKGSVRLAGRSLESYTRAEMSHLIGLVPQLERIPFSFTVSEYVAMGRAPHIGLLGTPSEEDQMRVDRVLEILDLQTLEQRSVQELSGGEAQLVRIARAMVQEPRILLLDEPTAHLDLGNKHRVLEVLQSLLGDRTTVIFTTHDPDAAFAIAGEALLMHGSSALAFGPVGRVLDGDNLSLAYGLPIEVRRVDGRFIVMRKDEAS
- a CDS encoding nucleoside-triphosphatase, whose protein sequence is MKRRGEITLISGSVGSGKTTFCTHVIDAIRNSTNPAWQIRGILAPAVLEGDTKTGIDALDLATGERRRLAQRRSDSASGIMTKEWSLDRDTIDWCNHVLRAAVPCDMLVVDELGPLEFERDGGFQEGLTALDSGRFQAALVVVRMELLHYAEARWPDAAAYSIRNRDHALASAVQFAAGIQR
- a CDS encoding DegV family protein, coding for MGVKIVTDSTCDLPPSIIQQLDITVVPLYINIGDQGYLDGVDITRTDFYTNLPDYDIHPTTATPGMKSFTQAYRRLAHSGASEILSIHISESLSATVGVARKAAQRFKEVPVTVHDSHQLSLGTGFQVELAGRMAADGKTIEQILAALAQIIPRSFVAARLDTLDFLRRSGRMNRFMSGLGSLLQLKPILTMKLGQPGSERVRTKARAEARLIQMLEESQPIERFALVHTNAAHEAEMFRAEISHLIPQGEVISMDITPVIGAHIGPDAVGFAIISKTVI
- a CDS encoding DUF1295 domain-containing protein, whose protein sequence is MKQEQQRALIAIPVILIIGAGIALAGSQGGYTVGKVPVFVTCVALAFIIQWIAFVPAHRLQTEKFFDLAGSISYISVVLLALLLIPTVDGRAWLLAGMVIVWAVRLGAFLFRRILAAGEDRRFREIKTSFARFLLTWTLQGLWVTLSLAAALAAMTSEYRAELGGIAVLGFLVWLAGLSIEAIADWQKSKFRENPQNAGKFIRSGLWAWSRHPNYFGEIVLWIGVAIVALPVLRGWQWLTMISPIFIFILLTRISGVPMLETRADQKWGGQADYEYYKANTPILIPLPPKKPPSAS
- a CDS encoding DUF1475 family protein — its product is MRFAKLLSICGMIVMTIALVNGFTSGNFAADGRQLLHNPWGVVSIVDLYTGFALFSAWVVFREKSIARALVWVALMVVLGFLTASVYVFFALQASNGDWQRFWMGWRADG
- a CDS encoding DUF3159 domain-containing protein, coding for MDRRRELVEELRVVFAGRGAGLFDSIFPLLVFLIANALWGLNLAVWGSIGAAGIISVIRLLRREPLRFALAGLGGVAVAALFVKISGSEAGFFFPGFISGAVTVLLCIVSVALRRPLVAWTSFVVRRWPLDWYWHPRVLPAYNEVTLIWAGVFAARLGFEFWLYQRGSLDALGVLKIILGWPLIVILLIGTYLYGLMRLSKLQGPSVEEFIAGKPPPWEGQQRGF
- a CDS encoding type II secretion system protein; its protein translation is MLKRLQRNEEGFTLVELLVTIAIMGVLFGIVTLALNGLSTSATANTKAAELDQVQTAVDIYLATNYPTITTITPRAVAAVITAADADCDFCSYLRSLPTEYTYSWAADGTVTQP